The nucleotide sequence TCTGCAGACGACATCTGCCAAGGCTGGCCCGATGCTCGATCAGATCTTCTTCGGGGGGCGCACGGATAACCAGTCTAACTGGGAAGGACGCCTGGATGAAATCGCCGTCTTCAATCGCGTTCTGACTGATGCTGAAGTACAGAAACTGGCAAAATAGGAGTCTTCCTTAAAAGATATCCTGATAATATCAGCCCGATTGCTTCTGTGATCGGGCTGATTTTTTTGTCACCGTTGGAATTTCACATTCTCTGTCTCGAACAGGATTCCAGCATATTCAGACCCCCATATCGACTCTATAATAAGAGAAGATACCATTCTGAAATATCGCATCCCGTTTTCCACTCTGATTCCAGCGTCCCATGATTGAACACGACTATTCCATGATCGACCGGAGACTGCGCCGTGTGTTGCTCTTCGTGATCACGGTCAGTTTTGTACTGACACCGATCGCGGCACCAGATTTCTGGTGGGAGTTGAGCCGGGGACGCGTTGTCTTCTCCGAGCTGTCCCCTCCGGGCCCCCTGCTGACTGCAGGCACGAACATCGCTGAGGCAGACTGGCTGGGCGGACTTCCATTCTTTCTAACGTGGCAGTTAGCGGGAATTTCGGGACTGATGCTGCTTAAGTTTCTGGCCGCAGGCTTGCTGGGTTACGCGATCCTGCGACAGTTTGAAGCCCGTTTGCACTGGATTGCTTTTGCCATCGTCGTGCTGTCATTCGTGACTGCCAACTCTGCCTGGCAACCCACGCCGCGGCTCTTCGACTGCTGGTTTCTTCTGCTGACCTGTCTGCTGACAGAACGCTGGGCCCAGGCCCCCAATACAAAAAAATTGCTGCTCGTTTTACTGACGCTGTTGGCCTGGGCCAACCTGGCTCCGCTTTGTCTGCTGGGAATTGTTGTAGTCACCTGTGTTCCCTGGCTGCCGGGAATCTCTACCAGAAATTCATCGTTCCCAAAACAATCGGGACTGCTCGTTCTGTTCGCAATTATCGCCATCATGCTCACGCCGCGAGGCTGGTTGACTCCCTATGATTCGTGCATCCAGCTGTTTCCCGGCTTATTTTATGATCAGGGACTGCTCGCGCAGACAGTCTGGCACCCCACGTTTTCAGCGGGTTTGAATATTGAAACCATCGGGTTGAGTATCCTGACAATGGGTATGGCGGTCTACCTGCTGACTAATTGTCGAGGCTGGATCGAAAGCATCGCTTTTATCCTGTTCGCGATTCCCGCCTGGACAAACTACGACAGTCTGGCCCCCTGTGTAATCGGTATCTCCCTGCTCGCCTGCCACTGCCTGGCTACATATCCCCTATCATTTCACAGGCTGAAATTCAGTCGGTACATCTCTCCCTTAATGGGAAGATCATTACTGGTGATCGGTATTCTCATTCTATGCTTAAAATCCGCCTCCGGCACCTTGGCAGGGCAGTCACAACGTCTGGGCTGGGGTATTACTCCCGAATTGGATATTACACTGCTGGCAGAAGCCATCGGCCCGGTCGACTATCAGGGGACCGCGCACGGAATGGATATCGCTTCCACAGGCATGCTGACCTGGATCAAGGCCGATCGCAAAATCCGTCCCGTCAGAACCGTTCGGCAGGCGCTTCTCCAGGGACATCTGTATCAAGAACTTACTCTGAATGCCGAACTGTCCAATGGATGGGAGTTTCAACATCCGCGCGCCGACAACAGTTGGGGGGGCTGGTGGATTCGCCTTAAAAACAGAAACTGTCAACTTCTGCTCGTTCCCAATGGTGAAGCACAAACAATTCGTGCACTGCTCAACAGCCGCTGGCAACCCATGTCGATTGATGCCGCTATCATCCCCTACGGTTGGTCGGGGGAGCTATTGAGCAGTCCCAAAATTGTCGCTTTGTTACCCATCAAAGATTTTCTGAACCGGAAACAGTGGAACTACTCTCTCCCCAATCCATCCGGTACACCTGAGTGTTCTGACTGGTGGGGAATTCTGACTGGCTCGCCAAATCTGCATCCGGCGTTGTTACAGGCACGAACCTTTCGTGCCATGGAGTTGTATACCGCTGCATTGAGGGTTCTGCATCCTCTGCTGCAACATTATCCTTCGCCGGCGGTTCGCCGAGAGTTTATCCTCTGTCAGAAAGAACTGGCCTATCAGGAAAAACTGGAAACCGGTTTACACACTCCCAGTTCTCTCAGAACATTTGTCTTGATCCAGGCCCAGGGAAGCTCCGATGTGGACCTCATCCACGCAGGACCGATGCTCAATGAAACGGCTAACCCGCTTCGCACATCACATACTATCGAACGTGCCATTCAGCATTATACCCAAGGTGACTGGGAAGCGGCACTCAGAGAATTATCTAATACCGACAGCGAATCATTGTACGCGAAAGCTCATATCCTGCTGGAATCAGGAGACCCTGATGGCGCTAAAAAAACGTTTCGTCAACTGATTCAGCTTTATCCTGACGATCAACTGGCTAATCCCAGTAAGAATATGGTGGATACACTGCAATGAGCCGAAACAAGCCACTGATACCACCGCTGCTGATTCTGCTGCTGGCCTGTCTTTCAGGAACGGCCTGGTATCTGAACGGCTCTCAACAATCTGACCTGTTTATTCCCAAAGTGCGTGCCACCGTACAGCCGGTCAAAATGAAACAGTGTTGTGAATGTCACGATAAAGTCTGCCAGCAATACACCGGTGCGCCCCACTTGAGAACTCTTCGTAAAGCCACTGATCCGTCTGTGTTGGATAAATTTGCCGGTAGGAAGATTACGCTCAAAGAGAACGGACACACCTACCGCTTCTATAAAGACCACGACGAACTCTGGGTGAAGTGCGACGGTTATCCCAGCCCGGTTCGCATCGAATGGTTCTTCGGCTCCGGTCTGCACGCGATCACTCCCGTTTCCCTGTTCCCGAATGAAGCGGGTAAATCGGAACTGCTGCAACATATTGTCTCCTGGTACCCCTCTGATAAATTAGGTATCACACTGGGATTACAGGAACTGGCCCATGACCGGTCCGGCATTCAGGCACTCGGTGAAGTCAGTTCGCATGCCAGCACGTTGAACTGCTTTGGCTGTCATACTTCCTATCTGGGCGATGTCCAGGGAGAAATCAATACTAAAGAGATGATTGCCGGCGTCTCCTGTGTTCGTTGTCATCTGGAGGGAGAAGCGCATATTCAGGCCGCGGAACGGGGGGACAAGAATTTACACATTCTCAACTGGAATCAGCTGACGCCTCTCGATTCGATCAACCGTTGTGGAGAATGCCATCGCCGATCCGATCAACTGGAACCGGACGAAATCCATCCGGATAATAAACTGCTGATTCGCTTCGCTCCGGTCGGTCTGTCTCAAAGTCCCTGCTTTCTGAAGCAGAATGACGTGAAATTCGCCGATGGAAAAACGGCTCGCATGGATTGCACCACCTGTCACAATCCCCATGAGCAGGCGAGTCGAGATCCTGAATTTTATCGGCAGATCTGTCTGAACTGCCATAGCGATCTGAAAGATCATGCTCCGGTCTGTTCCAAAAAACCCATGCAAAGTGAGTGCCTGCAATGCCATATGCCTTCTGTTCAGGTTCACGATAACCTGCCGTTCACGGATCACTGGATTCGTATCCATGAACGTGACAAGGAACGCTTTCCGGAATTTCTGCTCAACAAATCAAACTGATGTTGTCACACGTCACACCAGCTACTACGATGTATTAGTACTTTGTTTCAAAGGAATACTGTGACTGCGAATGTATTACCCATCCTGTTATCTCTACTGATTCTGGTTTGCCCTTTCAATTGCATGCCAGAAATCGATGCTGGTACGGATGCCACGGCACACAGCTGCTGCAGTCACTGCCAGTCAAAATCGGAACAGGCACCGCTGGCCCCCTCTCCTGAATCTGACTGTTGTCAATGCCTCTGTTCGGGAGCCATTCAGGAACAGACCGCGCAGCTTGACGACGATACCACGTCTGCCTACTGGATCACTTTACCGCTCATCAGCCTTTCCAGTCCAACATTTATTGACGAACAGACTATTTTCGCGATTCCCGCGGAACCTGTTCCGCTCTACGGCCGCACGCTGCGCTGCCAGCAGATGTCCTTTCAGTGCTGATTTCATTCTGAATCTTTGATTCGCTCCCGTTACTCGATCTTAGCTTCAATTCTGCTGCGCGCTCCTGCCATTGAGACGCGTCGGCGGAAGCATTCAGAATGATTTTCCATGATCTGGTTTTCCCTCATTCCCTGGGAATATGGTGTCCGTAATCTCTTCAGGAGACCGGTGCGCACCCTGCTGACACTCTCAGGATTAACTACGGTAATCGTGCTGGTCTTTATTGTCATCGGGTTTATTCGCGGACTCGAACACTCACTCACCGCCAGTGGCGACCCTCAGGTCGCGTTATTGTTTTCACTGGGCATGGGAGAAAACCTGGAATACTCATCCATCCCGATGCGCAGCAGTGAACTGGTTGCTGCCAGTGTCGCTGGAATCAAAGAATTCAAAGAGCGTAAGTATGTCTCGCCGGAACTCTACCTGGGAACGCAGATTGAACTGCCTGAGCAGGGTCAGTCTTCCATGGGACTGGTACGGGGAGTCACACAGTCTGCCCTCCTGGTTCGCAGACAGGTGGAACTGGAATCAGGTGGCTGGCCTGCTCCGGGAGAAGTGCTGATCGGCACACTCGTCTCCACCAAACTGGGATTCACTGATCAGCAACTGGCCGTTGGCCAGAATATACTTCTGGAAGGTCGTACCTGGCGGATCAGTGGGACTTTCTCTGCAGCCGATTCCGCATTTGAATCTGAGATCTGGTGTCGCCTGGATGATCTGCAACAGGCAATGAAACGCCAGGACCTGAGTCTGGTCGCTGTTACAATGAACTCGCCCGCCGATTTTCCTGACCTGGATTTATTCTGCAAGGAACGTCTCGACCTGGAATTGCAGGCCCTGCGTGAAATCAATTATTACCAGGGGCTGAAAAAAGATTACGGGCCGATTCGCATGCTGGCCTGGCTGGTCGTTTTTCTCGTTTCCGGTGCAGGAGTATTTGCCGGTTTAAATACGCTTTACGGTGCAGTCGTCGGCCGCACGCGCGAATTATCTACATTGCAGACACTCGGTTTTTTACGCCGCGCAATTGTGATCAGCCTGATACAGGAAGGCGTGTTGCTGTCGACTGCTGCCAGCCTGATTGCTGCTCTGATTGCCGTATTTCTGATTAACGGAGTTGCGGTACGTTTTACGATGGGAGCATTTTCGCTCCAGATCGATAGTATTTCACTTTTAATCGGCAGTGGAGTCGGCGTGCTGCTGGGCCTGCTGGGAGCAATCCCCCCTGCTCTGCGGGCACTACGGTTACCTGTGGTCGATGGTTTGAAATCAGTTTAACTCTATCTCGAATACTGTGTTCGAGTATCTGTTTTTTTAAAAGGATTGAAACGAATGAATTTTTCAGTAACCCCCCTCGTATTTTCTGTTGTTATGGCCGTTCTGGTTTCGGGATGCGGACAATCTGCTCCCGAACAGGCGACTTCCACAGAACCAGATACTGCCGAAGCGGTAACAACTTCAGACGTGTTGCTCACCAGTGAACCAACGGGTGCAGAAGAAGTAATCGCGGCTCGTAAATCCGCAGAAGACAACTCTGAAGTCGTCGTGGTCGGCCGGATTGGTGGCAGCGAAAATCCCTGGGTCGACGGTCGAGCTGTATTCTCAATTGTGGATAACTCGCTGAAAGCCTGCTCTGACATTGAAGGCGATGGGTGTCCAAAACCCTGGGATTACTGTTGTGAAACAGACAAACTCCCGACTGCAACGGCGCTGGTCAAAGTCGTAGATCAGGACGGCACTCTCATCAATGAAGATGCGCGTAAGTTGTTAAATCTGAAAGAACTGCAGACGGTTGTCGTCAAAGGTAAAGCCAAACGTGACGACGCGGGAAATCTGACCGTATTTGCCAATGGAATTTTTGTACGGAAGTAAACCATGTCACAAGTCGACCTATCACAGTTAGCCATTGATCGCAGTGCGCCCTCACAGGTAAGAGGGCACACGCGATTGCGGCTTGTTACGCGTTTTCTGCTGCCCGGTGTACTCATCTTCGGTTTTCTGGCGCTGATCACCTGGGCCGCCCGTGATTTTATTTTTCCTCCCCGCCAGGTCACCGTTATGCCTGTCATCGTCACGCAAGCATCGATTCGGAATGCTGGCACACCTTTGTTCCAGGCAGCAGGCTGGGTGGAGCCGCGTCCCACTCCTGTCCGCGTCGCTGCATTATCCCCCGGGGTCATTGAAGAACTGCTGGTTGTCGAAGACCAGAAAGTGAAACGGGGAGAACCGATTGCGTTACTGGTCAAAGAAGATGCTGCACTCTCAGTGCGCGCTGCCACTGCGGATCTCAAACTGCGTGAAGCGGAACTCAAACAGGCCAAAGCCACCTTAGCTGCTGCTGAAGTACGTCTGGCGCAACCCGTGCATCGTGAAGCAACATTAAGGGCTGCCGAAGCGGAGCTGGCAAAAATTGAAACCGAACTGAAAAACCTTCCCTTCATGGTCCGTCGCGCTCAGTCAGAATTAAATTTTGCGCAGAACGATTATAAACGCAGGCTGTCAGCCAAAGCAGCAGTCTCACAACGGGCTGTTGACGAAGCGTTGACGGCACTGGAATCGGCGCGGGCAGCTGCGGAAGAACTGGAGGGACGCCAGGTTTCGCTGGTGGCAGAACGCAAAGCCCTGAAGTCACGCTGCGATGCTCTCAGCAAGGAACTGGAACTGCTGACCGAAGAAACTCAGGCGCGAGATGAAACCATCGCCATCATCCAGGCAGCCACTGCACGCCTGGATCAGGCGCGCGTCGCCGTGGATCAGGCAAAACTGACATTAGACCGCATGACGATCCGTGCCCCGGTCTCTGGTCGCATTTATCGGCTGATTGGTCATCCTGGATCGAGTGTCGGCAACATGCTCACACAAATGTCAAGCCATGATGGTAGTACCGTCGTCACCATGTACCAGCCGGAAATGCTGCAGGTTCGCGTCGATGTCCGCTTTGAGGATATTCCCAAAGTCAGCCTGGATCAGCCTGTTGAGATCAATAACCCGGCTCTTAGTGAGTCGGTTACAGGTAAAGTACTCTTCATCAGTTCCGAAGCCGACATTCAGAAAAATACACTGCAGGTCAAAGTCGACATCGATGCTGCAAACCCGGTGTTAAAACCGGAAATGCTGGTCGATGTCACTTTTCTGGCTCCGAAACCTGCAAAAGATGCGGAAGCCGAAACAGAGGAAACGCGTATTTATATTCCGCGCAATATGATCGAGCAGAATGCAGCGGGGCAAAATATCGTCTGGATAGCCGATCAATCGACTCGCACGGCTCAACCACAAATCATTCAAACCGAATCCAGTTCAAGTGGACCGCTGGTCGAAGTTACAAATGGTTTAAATATGACCAGCCACCTGATTTCGTCATCCACAGCCGATCTTGAACCGGGCAGACGTATCTTGATCACCGGCGAAACCGATCAAAAAGGAAATTGAATATGTCACTTGTTGTCATCAGAAATCTGACGAAACAATATCACAAGGGGGGTGAATCGATCACTCCGCTGGATCAGGTCAGCCTGAATATCGAGCAGGGAGAATTCCTGTCTCTCATGGGTGCCAGCGGTACTGGAAAATCGACGCTGCTGAATCTGATCGCCAGCATCGACCATCCGGACTCCGGTTCCATTCACGTCGATGGTGTCGAAATTACGAAACTTTCCCGTTCTCAACTGGCCCGATGGCGGGCGGCAAACCTGGGCTACATTTTCCAGACCCATAACCTGGTCCCCGTTTTAACTGCTTACGAAAACGTGGAACTCCCCCTGCTGCTGTTACCCATGTCTCGTGTCGAACGCAGGAAACGGGTGGAAGTCGCGTTGCAGGCTGTTGACCTGCTGGACCGGGCAGACCACTATCCGCGGCAGATGTCCGGCGGTCAGGAACAA is from Gimesia maris and encodes:
- a CDS encoding HlyD family secretion protein, producing the protein MSQVDLSQLAIDRSAPSQVRGHTRLRLVTRFLLPGVLIFGFLALITWAARDFIFPPRQVTVMPVIVTQASIRNAGTPLFQAAGWVEPRPTPVRVAALSPGVIEELLVVEDQKVKRGEPIALLVKEDAALSVRAATADLKLREAELKQAKATLAAAEVRLAQPVHREATLRAAEAELAKIETELKNLPFMVRRAQSELNFAQNDYKRRLSAKAAVSQRAVDEALTALESARAAAEELEGRQVSLVAERKALKSRCDALSKELELLTEETQARDETIAIIQAATARLDQARVAVDQAKLTLDRMTIRAPVSGRIYRLIGHPGSSVGNMLTQMSSHDGSTVVTMYQPEMLQVRVDVRFEDIPKVSLDQPVEINNPALSESVTGKVLFISSEADIQKNTLQVKVDIDAANPVLKPEMLVDVTFLAPKPAKDAEAETEETRIYIPRNMIEQNAAGQNIVWIADQSTRTAQPQIIQTESSSSGPLVEVTNGLNMTSHLISSSTADLEPGRRILITGETDQKGN
- a CDS encoding ABC transporter permease; the encoded protein is MIWFSLIPWEYGVRNLFRRPVRTLLTLSGLTTVIVLVFIVIGFIRGLEHSLTASGDPQVALLFSLGMGENLEYSSIPMRSSELVAASVAGIKEFKERKYVSPELYLGTQIELPEQGQSSMGLVRGVTQSALLVRRQVELESGGWPAPGEVLIGTLVSTKLGFTDQQLAVGQNILLEGRTWRISGTFSAADSAFESEIWCRLDDLQQAMKRQDLSLVAVTMNSPADFPDLDLFCKERLDLELQALREINYYQGLKKDYGPIRMLAWLVVFLVSGAGVFAGLNTLYGAVVGRTRELSTLQTLGFLRRAIVISLIQEGVLLSTAASLIAALIAVFLINGVAVRFTMGAFSLQIDSISLLIGSGVGVLLGLLGAIPPALRALRLPVVDGLKSV
- a CDS encoding multiheme c-type cytochrome, translating into MSRNKPLIPPLLILLLACLSGTAWYLNGSQQSDLFIPKVRATVQPVKMKQCCECHDKVCQQYTGAPHLRTLRKATDPSVLDKFAGRKITLKENGHTYRFYKDHDELWVKCDGYPSPVRIEWFFGSGLHAITPVSLFPNEAGKSELLQHIVSWYPSDKLGITLGLQELAHDRSGIQALGEVSSHASTLNCFGCHTSYLGDVQGEINTKEMIAGVSCVRCHLEGEAHIQAAERGDKNLHILNWNQLTPLDSINRCGECHRRSDQLEPDEIHPDNKLLIRFAPVGLSQSPCFLKQNDVKFADGKTARMDCTTCHNPHEQASRDPEFYRQICLNCHSDLKDHAPVCSKKPMQSECLQCHMPSVQVHDNLPFTDHWIRIHERDKERFPEFLLNKSN
- a CDS encoding ABC transporter ATP-binding protein gives rise to the protein MSLVVIRNLTKQYHKGGESITPLDQVSLNIEQGEFLSLMGASGTGKSTLLNLIASIDHPDSGSIHVDGVEITKLSRSQLARWRAANLGYIFQTHNLVPVLTAYENVELPLLLLPMSRVERRKRVEVALQAVDLLDRADHYPRQMSGGQEQRVGIARAIVKHPKIVVADEPTGDLDPETSDQILSLLKRLNRELDITMLMVTHDAEAAGIADRRFYLDHGKLILRQSPEHAELTNTAATAGEAP
- a CDS encoding tetratricopeptide repeat protein; its protein translation is MIEHDYSMIDRRLRRVLLFVITVSFVLTPIAAPDFWWELSRGRVVFSELSPPGPLLTAGTNIAEADWLGGLPFFLTWQLAGISGLMLLKFLAAGLLGYAILRQFEARLHWIAFAIVVLSFVTANSAWQPTPRLFDCWFLLLTCLLTERWAQAPNTKKLLLVLLTLLAWANLAPLCLLGIVVVTCVPWLPGISTRNSSFPKQSGLLVLFAIIAIMLTPRGWLTPYDSCIQLFPGLFYDQGLLAQTVWHPTFSAGLNIETIGLSILTMGMAVYLLTNCRGWIESIAFILFAIPAWTNYDSLAPCVIGISLLACHCLATYPLSFHRLKFSRYISPLMGRSLLVIGILILCLKSASGTLAGQSQRLGWGITPELDITLLAEAIGPVDYQGTAHGMDIASTGMLTWIKADRKIRPVRTVRQALLQGHLYQELTLNAELSNGWEFQHPRADNSWGGWWIRLKNRNCQLLLVPNGEAQTIRALLNSRWQPMSIDAAIIPYGWSGELLSSPKIVALLPIKDFLNRKQWNYSLPNPSGTPECSDWWGILTGSPNLHPALLQARTFRAMELYTAALRVLHPLLQHYPSPAVRREFILCQKELAYQEKLETGLHTPSSLRTFVLIQAQGSSDVDLIHAGPMLNETANPLRTSHTIERAIQHYTQGDWEAALRELSNTDSESLYAKAHILLESGDPDGAKKTFRQLIQLYPDDQLANPSKNMVDTLQ